ATAGAGTTGTATAGAAATAAATATGCAGGCTTTGGTCCTACTCTTGCGGTAGAGAAATTAGAGGAGATTGATAAGATAAAGATAAGCGATGAAACATTGCGGTTATGGCTCCAAGAATCAGGTATAGAATACAAGACACGCAAGAAGAGGCCGCATCGGCAATGGAGACAGCGGCGAGAGCATTTTGGTGAGTTCGTGCAGATAGATGGGTCACATCATAACTGGTTTGAAGGCAGGGGACCTAAGTGTGTGCTCATGGCGTATGTTGATGATGCTACGGGAGAGGTTTATGGACGTTTTTATGAATATGAGGGAACGATCCCTGCCATGGACAGTTTTAAGAGGTATATTGAGTTATATGGGATTCCCATGAGCATATACCTGGATAAGCATACAACGTATAAATCTACGGCAAAGCTGACGATAGAGGATGAATTAAAGGGACGTAAGCGCCAGATGAGCCAGTTTGAGAGGAGCATGGATGAGCTTGGAGTGGAGGTTATCCATGCAAATTCTCCACAGGCCAAGGGCCGGATAGAACGGTTATTTGGGACATTCCAGGATCGTGTGCTTAAAGAGATGAGCCTGTCTGGGATTAAGAGCATTGATGAGGCAAACAGCTTCCTGGAGACTTACTTACCTTTATTTAACAAGAAATTCAGGGTACTCCCGACCAAAGCTGCTGATCTTCACCGTCCCTTTTCAGGTAAGAGAAGCCTCGATCAGATTCTTTGCATCAGAGATAGACATGTTTTAAGAAATGATAATACCATTGGACATAATAGCAAGCTGTATCAGATTGAAGACGATATACCAGCAGAGAAGGTTATGGTAGAAGAGAGGACTGATGGTTCAATGTATATAACATACAATGACAAGCCTCTAAGGTATAAAGAGATTACCACAAGGTCTGTCAGAGAGGTTGAACCTCCTGAGCCGAAGATTCGAATAGCGAGATGATAAAACCTGCTAAGGATCATCCTTGGCGCAAACCTAAGGGTTACAAAAAGGATAAAGGAACAATACAACCAGTTCCATGAAATCCGGACATTTCTATTTTGGTAAAAACAGGACATTTCTAAATTGGCTTGACACAGATTCTGTTTTTCTTGACTTAAAACACGCATCTTGTATTATGATAAACATTGCGGGATGTGATCACGAATCAGAGGGAGTTTATGGGGTAGGGTCTGACCATACCTCTCGGCATTCGTTAGCAGTCCAGTTGACTCACGTTGCGGTTGTTATGGAGAATATTATCCCGATCCGTATAAGACCAGTGGTGCAACAGGCTGTTTTTGTATATGGCAAGAACCGCTAAACCTTCGCTCCAGCGGACCGGAAACAAGTTCCGTTTCGCTGAGCTTAGCTCTACGTTAGGTGACAAACATAGACTCACTGACATCTGGTGGAATCATCTGAGGAATGACACAGGGGAAACGCTATGAGTTGGTATCTTGCAGCTCTAAAAAAATACGCGACATTCTCGGGGCGAGCGCAACGCAGTGAGTATTGGTATTTCTTTCTA
This region of Nitrospirota bacterium genomic DNA includes:
- a CDS encoding ISNCY family transposase, producing the protein MRRVKIINEVLDKHMTQVAAGEFLSLSDRQVRRIAVRVKDEGDKGLCHKGRGKQSNRSIGDEIKDRIIELYRNKYAGFGPTLAVEKLEEIDKIKISDETLRLWLQESGIEYKTRKKRPHRQWRQRREHFGEFVQIDGSHHNWFEGRGPKCVLMAYVDDATGEVYGRFYEYEGTIPAMDSFKRYIELYGIPMSIYLDKHTTYKSTAKLTIEDELKGRKRQMSQFERSMDELGVEVIHANSPQAKGRIERLFGTFQDRVLKEMSLSGIKSIDEANSFLETYLPLFNKKFRVLPTKAADLHRPFSGKRSLDQILCIRDRHVLRNDNTIGHNSKLYQIEDDIPAEKVMVEERTDGSMYITYNDKPLRYKEITTRSVREVEPPEPKIRIAR